The following DNA comes from Nicotiana sylvestris chromosome 10, ASM39365v2, whole genome shotgun sequence.
agccaggtctagaacaataaactcaggttttaaacctagtataacaaagacTCATGCCGGATCTCTaataggaacatttgtttgcatcacgtgcatttgacttaggagactcaacacaggggttgggtctgtctaggacaaatgtacctgaaatgaaaagaccatcctgatgcattctacttgctacttgtgcatttatttgcttcggatttgcatgtcgACCGGCTTGTGAATAATGGGAGAGAGATTGGAAAAGAGAATAGCAATGTTAGGGTTAAGCGAGTCAATCACCTGTTAAAacaaaaaaccaatgtccaaatggtactgAAACTTTGCCGAATGTTTTGAgaaaaagtgaaagaaaaagaaaggttttgttttccaaaaatagttggttttgtcaaatctgcccgaactacgccagtttgattctcaccggatgtgggatacgtaggcaaccctcatcgggtccaacttttctttttgcaaaaatagcccacaaacaacaaaattttaatttttgtcacaaataagtcgggtgatgcaaTTCTTAtttaaaataagccgaatgtccccaaaaggatgccggaaggctgtttttgcaagaacaaccaccttgaGTCATTTTTAACGGTTAGCGGGCAgatccttaaaatcttcttccccgaagtgctgaaaggccatatctgcaaaaccgggttttattttgaagtaaaactttgaaaaatggtcaaaatgagtcattaaatcaccttaataaatgtgcaggatgagcacaaatgaaaTTGAACCCTTCACAGTCCTTAATGAGATCCCCTtaaagctccacatgtggtggaatgatctaggaaaagTCAGTAGAGAAACAGTGGTAAAAGTTCTGGGAGGCCTCATCGGATTATTGAACGTCAAGCCAAGGTTGGTcataattgaagctttaatacctttttgggacccgactcgcaatgtgttccgcttctctgactttgagctcacacctaCATTGGAGAAAGTTGAGGGTTATGCGGGCCTTAatggaaaccttagaagtcgatATCCATTGTCACCAAGATCGGTATCTCCCTACAGATTTCTAGATTTGctgagtattagtcgggatatTCAGGACGGAAACTTATCTGAAGGGTATTGCACGCTCCAGTTCTTGTATCATCGATATGGTAAACCCCCGAGGTTTTGAAGAGCTGAACACTGGTCTAACACATGCCgaaaataaagacaaatgggaggcaaggcgggGTTTAGCTTTTATGGTAGCCTTCTTGGGTGCTGTAGTTTGTCCGCaaaaagatggtaatatagagaTAGGTCTCGTGGGAATGATCGATATTGCAATCAAGAAAGCCAATAGCACTGTGGTTCCTCTGATCttatctgaaatctaccgagccttgGCTATCTGTcgggaagggggaaagttcttccaaTGCTGCAATCTGTTACTACAATTATGGGTgcaagaacatctctgccaccgggttgggtatatgaattatgatttgaccggtttgagctgcattgaagaatttgaaagccgagtggaAGGTATTAAATTCCCCGAGGGTACTAAAGCTTGGCTTGCACATTTGAGCTCCTTGACCTCCAATAAAATTGAGTGTTCGGATGGCTTCCTGTCACCGAAGCAGTATATGTGTCAGCTGAAGTGTGTTATCTCCTCCCgatgggcatccggagcatccagtCGTATGCCCCCcacagggttttgcgccaatTGGGAAGATTTCAAGCCGTTCcccatgatgaagatttgagtaacaTGTCATTGAATTGGGCCCAAAAGCCGTATTTCCAGAAGGGAGAATTCGTCAGGTGTGGAATGAATgtagatttcttgaacctaagaTTATGGTGCGGAatctagctagaggtgaagtAGACCCCAAGTACATTATTTGGTTCGGTAAAAGGTTCCAAATTCCagagagacctgctaagagagcTCATGTTCAGCAATTCACCAACGACtcgcaagagcagtggggctggttggcaagAGAAGAAAGCTACAAGGCTAAAATAAGCCAGTTGGAAaggcaagtcatggaccttcagtttgaaaaaggtttgcaagccgccgcagatgaaggggaaaagaaaaagctaactcatgaaaacgaagccctcaaagctcaaatccagaaaatgaaaatagctgctagaaacccggaaagaagccaaGCGGACGAAAAGCTTATAAGCAGTATGAGAAAGAAAacacttgagtgtcaagatgacctagaaaagtttGAAGCCAGTTTAGCAAAAGTCTGGGCCCAATTGGCAAAGAACACAGAAGGACGGGCACAGTTTGTGcatcaaatgaaaagaaaatatgaagggacaatcaccaatCTGAAGAGAAAGTTAACTACCCTTGAGAATGAGGCGGCCAAGCAGGCCAAGGATtttaaagctgatagggaacattgttatgctttgatggctcagatggaggaatAAATACAACAATTACAAAATCAAAACCATCACGACACTCAGGTATTAGAAGCCAGGAATCAGCAGATAGGGCgattgcttcaggaaaagggcaGAATCCAAGAGAGGATCAGAGCCATTGCTGACTACATTACCGTGAAGTGCCAAGCATGCGAGGACATGACTCGTACTACCTTTTTCGCTGCAGTGATGACTTTCGGtcgccagataatgagtgatttggagcggctgcaaggggatctcgcatATAGGCCAGCgatgagaccgaatgatgtcacGTGGGCCCCAGGAGCATTAATGAATTTCTGATTTtcactttaagtctgtttctgttGGAACCTGTCAGTCTATTTTCGAGTCTATATTTtctttctgtcagagtctgttagtCGGTTCTTGAGTCTGTATTGTCCTCTTGCTATTAGAGTCTGTTGATTTCCTTTTCAagtttgttagttttgagtcattgtaatcaaagcattttctttttatgaagaatttgaaaatcccaaaatattttattgtTTGTTATCCCCAGAACTACGCCCGATCTGATTCatacggggtcatgatacgtagataatctccataggattcgaccataacaaaagaaaagggggggggggggataaagGAAAGAGTGGGAGTGGAGATAAGAAaatgggaaagaaaaagaaaagctaGAATGAAGCATGCAACcgttgcgaaacatgtagaaatACATTTAACTATATAGGTGCATCATACCCCCAACGTGtgattacctgtctgttatttgcTCCAAACTAACCATTTGCTGATGTTACACCTAGCTCAGGTtttatagaaaagtggttggttttgtggtagtctagcttcgcatccatacttcacgaggtcgaagggAAGCATTGAAATGCCTTCAGAAATGATTCTTCCAATAGTTCCTATTGCAGATGAGAGTCCGGTCTCGGGCATCCCAACTTCAAAATCGGCAGTTGCCGAGGAAAACAGGCtactgcgtctccgcatgatggaaatgtgggatgcctgggAAAATGGAAGAGAACCACCAAGTACAATCCCTGGATTTCCCGAGCTTTTTCCCAGGGCAAATGGGatctccaacatccccataaactATCCAAACACACCAATAGGACACCCAACTATCTCGGCCCGTTTtgtgggaacaccttctgaggttcgcccccaggtgttaatgTTCGGTGCAGCCTCAAATATCTTCACTGCTCCACCTTGCTCGGCCACGGAACAACCTACACTGCCCAGGCCTGGTTTTGACCCCTCGGCTTTCACCTTCCAAACACCCACATTCCCAATGGAACCTCCTCAGTTTCCCACTTATACTTACTCTCAACCACCCCGACATGAATTCACTGTAGGGCAAGAAAAGATCACCAAAactcctgagcaagaagagattgcgaagaagatgaggagtatggaacagagtctcaaatGCATACAAGGCTTAAGTGGACAGAAAAATGTATcctatgttgacttatgtatgttccctcatgtgcatctACCATCGGGattcaaaactccaaaatttgagaagtatgatggacacggtgatcctattgctcatctcaagagatattgcaaccAGTTGCGAGGAGCCGGTGGGAAGGAAGAACTCTTCATGACCTATTTTGGAGAAAGTCTGGTCGGCATCGCATCAGAGTAGTACATGGACCAAGATATATCCCTCTGGCACATCTGGGATGACTTGGCTAGAGATTTCGTCAGGCaattccagtacaacattgatatcactccagataggaactcgttgacaaacttgaagaagaaatcctcagaaagcttccgagagtacgTAGTTAAATGGCGTGAATAGGCCTCTAGGGTAAAGCCTCCGACGGATGAGgttgaaatggtcacagttttcctccaagctcaagaagctgactacttccaaaatatgatgtccgcaatgggtaaaccgttcactgaagccatcaagattggcaaaatggttgaaaatgggttgaaaacgggccgaattctaagccaatccgccatcagagctacctcccaatccattcagggtgggtctggaggagtggcgaagggcaagaaaaa
Coding sequences within:
- the LOC138879400 gene encoding uncharacterized protein, whose translation is MVRNLARGEVDPKYIIWFGKRFQIPERPAKRAHVQQFTNDSQEQWGWLAREESYKAKISQLERQVMDLQFEKGLQAAADEGEKKKLTHENEALKAQIQKMKIAARNPERSQADEKLISSMRKKTLECQDDLEKFEASLAKVWAQLAKNTEGRAQFVHQMKRKYEGTITNLKRKLTTLENEAAKQAKDFKADREHCYALMAQMEE